From the genome of bacterium, one region includes:
- a CDS encoding LON peptidase substrate-binding domain-containing protein, with protein MTQSLSAPDTPFLPVLPLRDVVVFPSMIFPLLIGRAGTLAAVERAMAGNKHLLLLAQRDSNQENPLPADLFEIGVVAGVLQTLKLPNGLVKVLVEGLHRVRADAFHEDGQSFDARAVPILLANSDNLETRAQVKVAVRRFRDFVNLNRQLPDEVLITLSNLNDPERSADFIVSHLPLSIAQKQEALERSDLLEQFQFINRTLEEEIEILKIERTVEGQVREKISRSQRTYYLQEQLRVIKKELGEEGDEDFSDVIAYRKKIRRAKMPKTVRERADEELEKLKGMPMMSPEASVIKNYLDWLASLPWAVLTRDNLDLSAAEGILEEDHFGLRKPKERILEHLAVLARVEKIKGPILCLVGPPGVGKTSLARSIARAMGRNFVRLSLGGVRDEAEIRGHRRTYIGSMPGRIIQSMKRAASMNPVFLLDEVDKMSADFRGDPAAALLEVLDPEQNNTFSDHY; from the coding sequence ATGACCCAGTCTCTGTCGGCTCCCGACACTCCCTTTCTGCCCGTCTTGCCCTTGCGTGACGTGGTGGTTTTCCCCTCGATGATCTTCCCGCTCCTCATCGGCCGGGCCGGAACGCTGGCCGCCGTCGAACGGGCCATGGCCGGTAACAAACACCTTCTCCTCCTCGCGCAGCGCGATTCGAATCAGGAGAATCCCCTGCCCGCCGATCTGTTCGAGATCGGCGTCGTGGCCGGTGTGCTGCAAACTCTCAAGCTGCCCAACGGCCTCGTGAAAGTGCTCGTGGAAGGTCTCCACCGGGTCCGCGCCGACGCTTTCCACGAAGACGGCCAATCCTTCGATGCCCGGGCCGTGCCGATCCTCCTCGCCAACAGCGACAATCTGGAAACGCGCGCCCAGGTGAAAGTCGCCGTTCGCCGCTTCCGCGATTTCGTGAACCTCAATCGTCAACTTCCCGATGAAGTCCTCATCACGCTGTCCAACCTGAATGATCCTGAGCGCTCCGCCGACTTCATCGTCTCTCATCTGCCGCTGTCCATTGCGCAGAAGCAGGAAGCTCTCGAACGCAGCGATCTCCTCGAACAGTTCCAATTCATTAACCGGACGCTCGAGGAGGAAATCGAAATCCTCAAGATCGAACGCACGGTTGAGGGCCAGGTCCGCGAGAAAATCAGCCGTTCCCAGCGAACTTACTACCTGCAGGAACAGCTTCGCGTCATCAAGAAAGAGCTGGGCGAAGAAGGCGACGAAGATTTCTCCGACGTAATCGCCTATCGCAAAAAGATTCGCCGCGCCAAAATGCCCAAGACCGTGCGCGAACGGGCCGATGAGGAGCTCGAAAAGCTCAAGGGCATGCCCATGATGTCCCCCGAGGCGTCGGTCATTAAAAACTATCTGGACTGGCTGGCCTCGTTGCCGTGGGCGGTCCTCACTCGGGACAATCTGGATCTCTCCGCCGCGGAAGGAATCCTCGAAGAGGATCATTTCGGTCTGCGCAAACCCAAAGAGCGAATTCTCGAACATCTTGCCGTATTGGCCCGCGTCGAAAAAATCAAAGGACCCATTCTGTGTCTCGTCGGCCCGCCCGGCGTCGGCAAGACCTCGCTGGCCCGTTCCATCGCCCGCGCGATGGGCCGCAACTTCGTGCGCCTCAGTCTGGGCGGAGTTCGCGACGAAGCGGAAATCCGCGGCCACCGCCGAACCTACATCGGTTCTATGCCGGGCCGAATCATTCAGTCCATGAAGCGCGCGGCGTCCATGAATCCCGTCTTCCTGCTCGACGAGGTGGACAAGATGTCGGCCGATTTCCGCGGGGATCCGGCCGCCGCGCTACTCGAAGTTCTCGATCCCGAACAGAACAACACCTTCTCCGATCATTAT